From the Phyllopteryx taeniolatus isolate TA_2022b chromosome 16, UOR_Ptae_1.2, whole genome shotgun sequence genome, one window contains:
- the prrg2 gene encoding transmembrane gamma-carboxyglutamic acid protein 2 encodes MAASIIWIPVLVFLQLACCSLTYRHTSGSPLLVDEQSANAFLSRSLLYNSWDFEVVVPDNLERECWEEICTYEEAREVFEDNTQTEVFWTDYVESHGYAPRVDVSGLVAGIMAILVCAVIATVLGIYFYKAKNKGGRRPVQMLQDGRPAPEMVPLATAPGLPSYNEALNRSGMHDAPPPPYSGGAPSEPADPGDNE; translated from the exons ATGGCAGCCTCAATCATCTGGATTCCTGTGCTGGTCTTTCTGCAGTTGGCTTGCTGCTCTCTCACCTACCGACACACTTCAG GGAGTCCGCTGTTAGTGGATGAACAGTCAGCCAATGCCTTCCTGTCTCGCTCGCTGCTTTATAACAGCTGGGACTTTGAAGTAGTGGTGCCTGACAACCTTGAAAGGGAATGTTGGGAGGAGATATGCACTTATGAAGAGGCCAGGGAAGTATTTGAGGATAACACTCAGACG GAAGTATTTTGGACTGACTATGTTGAAAGCCACG GATATGCACCCAGAGTGGACGTGTCGGGGCTGGTGGCAGGGATCATGGCAATACTGGTGTGTGCTGTGATTGCCACCGTGTTGGGTATCTACTTCTACAAGGCCAAGAACAAGGGGGGAAGGAGACCCGTGCA AATGTTGCAAGATGGCCGTCCAGCCCCAGAGATGGTCCCTCTGGCAACTGCCCCTGGTCTGCCCAGCTACAACGAGGCTCTAAACCGAAGTGGGATGCACGATGCCCCGCCGCCACCTTATTCAGG GGGGGCGCCATCTGAGCCTGCAGACCCAGGAGACAACGAGTGA